A single genomic interval of Eurosta solidaginis isolate ZX-2024a chromosome 3, ASM4086904v1, whole genome shotgun sequence harbors:
- the Kdm4A gene encoding probable lysine-specific demethylase 4A — MSIISGCNDDKRNKIPRIMTFRPSYEEFKNFSSYVEYMERRGAHLAGLAKVIPPPEWEPRKTGYNIDNINMTIPAPICQVVSGKQGEYQQINVQKRSMTLRQFKEMAESERYQTPRHFDYDDLERKYWKNVTYIAPFYAADVKGSLSDPDLRVWNINCLDTILNYVNKDYGIEIDGVNTAYLYFGMWKSSFAWHTEDMDLYSINYLHFGAPKTWYAIPPAYGRRLEKLANRLFYENYQNCNAFLRHKMTLISPQVLRQNKIPFNKITQEAGEIMITFPFGYHAGFNHGFNGAESTNFASKRWVEYGKRASQCNCRKDMVKISMETFVQRFQPDHYENWLKGIDYGCHPEEPGRIYPAPAPTLNKYSYITSLHKGRRPSESTEFSLALQNYNTKEVSKNTEQKRGCTSLAVPEDPSANACFAKIPKIILTKIDSASSKNLDFNAIAAVRFKRLWNNLPCDQEGKSLLTNGIIKNTKRMRFQTSTIIMDDED; from the exons ATGTCTATTATTTCGGGATGCAACGATGATAAGCGCAATAAAATACCAAGAATCATGACCTTTCGTCCCAGCTATGAAGAATTCAAGAATTTCTCCAGTTATGTTGAATATATGGAACGACGTGGTGCACATTTAGCAGGACTAGCAAAAGTTATACCACCACCAGAATGGGAACCAAGAAAAACTGGCTATAATATAGACAATATTAATATGACTATACCGGCGCCTATTTGTCAAGTGGTATCGG GCAAACAAGGTGAATATCAACAAATCAATGTACAAAAACGTTCTATGACACTGCGACAATTTAAAGAGATGGCAGAATCTGAACGTTATCAAACCCCACGGCATTTCGACTATGATGATTTAGAacgaaaatattggaaaaatgtAACGTATATTGCACCATTTTATGCGGCCGACGTGAAGGGTTCGTTGAGCGATCCTGACTTACGTGTTTGGAATATAAATTGTCTTGATACCATACTAAATTATGTAAATAAGGATTATGGTATTGAAATTGATGGTGTTAACACCGCTTACCTTTATTTTGGCATGTGGAAAAGTTCTTTCGCATGGCATACGGAAGATATGGATTTGTATTCtattaattatttacattttggAGCACCAAAAACTTGGTATGCTATACCACCTGCATATGGTAGACGTTTAGAAAAGCTAGCAAATcgtttattttatgaaaattatcaaaattgtaATGCATTTCTACGTCACAAAATGACTTTAATAAGTCCACAAGTACTGCGTCAAAATAAGATACCCTTTAATAAAATTACACAGGAAGCGGGTGAAATCATGATAACTTTTCCATTTGGTTATCATGCTGGTTTCAATCATGGCTTCAATGGTGCCGagtcaacaaattttgcatcGAAACGTTGGGTAGAGTATGGAAAACGTGCAAGCCAATGTAATTGTCGAAAGGATATGGTTAAAATATCAATGGAAACATTTGTGCAGCGCTTTCAACCGGACCACTATGAAAATTGGTTGAAGGGCATCGATTACGGATGTCATCCAGAAGAGCCCGGAAGAATTTATCCGGCACCAGCACCTACCCTTAACAAATACTCATATATAACGTCGTTGCACAAAGGTAGAAGACCATCTGAATCGACAGAATTTTCACTAGCATTACAAAACTATAATACGAAAGAAGTTAGTAAAAATACAGAACAAAAGCGTGGATGTACTTCCCTTGCCGTACCAGAAGATCCATCCGCAAATGCATGTTTTGCTAAAATACCTAAAATTATATTAACTAAGATAGATAGCGCAAGCAGTAAAAATTTAGATTTTAATGCTATAGCAGCTGTGAGATTCAAAAGACTTTGGAATAATTTGCCATGTGATCAGGAAGGTAAAAGTTTACTTACAAACggtataataaaaaatacaaaaaggatGCGTTTTCAAACGAGCACCATCATAATGGATGATGAAGACTAG
- the LOC137246804 gene encoding zinc finger protein 668-like has protein sequence MNPRRTKFTALRNRVKEEVVPVLIHDPNAPGGQHYTYATLSSSEEADGNVESLSGEHETIISSEEVIIDEHGRAVTIQELVGNHAVQEVETIEGTDGIHTILHLVPSSHFPEEIGIDSGSEGNKSLSPDPDGIQRSGKTFYCTNCGNCYSAAGSLKLHTRACVKQRAEVPPEERKCQICNKVFNSVSYLKEHMMRHTGEEPRRCTRCYRKFIDEEKWKAHMEAHKQQDKLDAEAQAFSEHYVGKKIVVKEFTCSFCTKNFMVVFEEGQVKRRYACDDCRDKYSNEEQLKQHKQMIAEKRDFHCDRCGRKFVFEGFLQRHIPTCDGTIKRRRDMK, from the coding sequence atgAACCCAAGGCGAACCAAATTTACAGCTCTGAGGAATAGAGTTAAAGAGGAGGTCGTTCCCGTGTTAATACACGATCCTAATGCTCCAGGTGGACAACATTACACATATGCTACACTTTCTTCATCCGAGGAAGCTGATGGCAACGTTGAGTCATTATCTGGTGAGCATGAAACAATTATTAGCAGTGAAGAAGTCATCATTGACGAACATGGACGCGCTGTCACCATACAAGAACTAGTAGGCAATCATGCCGTACAGGAGGTAGAGACTATTGAAGGAACTGATGGCATCCACACCATACTACACCTTGTGCCATCATCTCATTTCCCCGAAGAGATTGGAATAGATAGTGGCAGTGAAGGCAACAAGAGTCTTAGCCCGGATCCAGATGGAATTCAACGTTCAGGTAAAACTTTTTACTGTACCAACTGCGGTAACTGTTACAGTGCAGCTGGTTCATTAAAATTACATACACGAGCATGTGTGAAACAACGCGCAGAAGTGCCACCGGAAGAACGAAAGTGTCAAATATGCAACAAGGTATTCAATTCAGTTTCATATTTAAAGGAGCACATGATGCGTCACACTGGTGAAGAACCACGGCGGTGCACACGTTGTTATCGTAAATTTATAGATGAAGAAAAATGGAAAGCGCACATGGAGGCACATAAACAACAAGACAAACTAGATGCTGAGGCTCAAGCATTTTCCGAACATTATGTAGGAAAAAAAATTGTAGTAAAAGAGTTCACATGCTCATTTTGTACAAAGAACTTTATGGTTGTGTTTGAGGAAGGCCAAGTAAAACGGCGTTATGCCTGCGATGATTGTCGTGATAAATACTCCAATGAAGAACAGTTGAAACAGCATAAGCAAATGATTGCAGAAAAGCGCGATTTCCATTGTGATCGCTGTGGGCGTAAGTTTGTATTCGAAGGCTTTTTACAACGACATATTCCAACCTGCGATGGCACAATTAAACGCCGTCGCGATATGAAGTAA